A single window of Chitinophaga sp. XS-30 DNA harbors:
- a CDS encoding glycoside hydrolase family 3 N-terminal domain-containing protein, whose product MMKQILVLGLTGLLLSANGNPGPASYIQPLQQEKPAPTPAERWVDSVFNSLSHEERIAQLIMIRMHSNLGADHIASVMADIRNNKIGGLVTFQGGPVRQAHLVNRYQAMSKVPLLVAVDGEWGLGMRFVDSVISFPRNLMLGAVQDSTLIYEVGKAIGEQCKRMGIQYNFAPVLDVNNNPENPVINDRSFGEDKYQVARHGVAMIKGMQDAGIMACAKHFPGHGDTDVDSHYDLPSINKSLAELDSLELYPFRRAIEAGVGSIMIAHLYIPAIDKKANTPTSISYKAVTNLLQKDLGFDGLIVTDALEMKGISKYYSKGQESLQSLLAGNDLMELPSTAKGSITAIAQAIRKGAISRNEVYRRVKKVLRAKYELGLHDLKPIDPANITNDLNAAVLPLRERISRNAITLLRNDNHLLPFKAVDATQKIAVLSVGVDGNNTFLDAVKEYRPEVDSYVFSSRQSATQIPAMVKRLKDNYEAVIIAVQNYSRRPANDYGLNRASRQLINQLQEEMPAVTIAFGNPYAIRYFCDATTIIAAYEDDSITHKATARVLFGQAEPKGRLPVTVCDNYHFGAGITAIIPPPPPPALLPSATPESVGLDGRILERIDSLAYDMIDKGAAPGCQILALKDGKMIYNKNFGHYDYSQREAVTENSVYDLASVTKICATTLSVMRLYDEGKLDLDSTLGKYLVWVRGSDKEKLRIRDILLHQAGLVSYIPFYRETLYPNGWPDTMVYKPVLDSTYSVRVAESLYMAPAFIDTIKRRILDSRIKPSGRAYVYSDNDFIFLGKVVEAVSGMRLDRYVRETFYEPLGLLTTGFGPRSRLPLKQLVPTEFENYFRVQWIRGDVHDPGAAMFGGIAGHAGLFSNATDIAVLMQMMLNGGSFGGQEYIKPETIRLFSAYGSTISRRGLGFDKPEKDNLTRRPNQAYPCKSASPLTFGHTGFTGTCVWADPQYNLVFVYLSNRVCPNGGANTKISQLNVRGNMMEVLYDAMVDKSAMSNGLLSGNF is encoded by the coding sequence ATGATGAAGCAAATTTTGGTATTAGGACTCACGGGGCTGCTACTCTCCGCAAACGGGAACCCGGGCCCGGCATCATACATCCAGCCATTACAGCAGGAAAAGCCGGCTCCAACGCCGGCAGAGCGATGGGTAGACAGTGTATTCAATTCCCTCAGCCATGAGGAACGGATCGCACAGCTGATCATGATCCGCATGCACTCTAATCTGGGTGCGGACCATATAGCCTCCGTCATGGCGGATATCCGCAATAACAAGATAGGAGGGCTGGTGACCTTCCAGGGCGGCCCGGTGAGGCAGGCGCATCTGGTGAACAGGTATCAGGCCATGAGCAAAGTACCGCTGCTGGTGGCGGTGGACGGTGAATGGGGCCTGGGCATGCGCTTTGTGGACAGCGTGATCTCCTTCCCAAGGAACCTTATGCTGGGCGCGGTGCAGGACAGCACCCTGATCTACGAAGTGGGGAAGGCCATCGGCGAACAGTGTAAACGCATGGGCATCCAGTACAACTTTGCGCCTGTGCTCGATGTCAACAACAATCCCGAGAACCCGGTGATCAACGACCGTTCCTTCGGGGAAGACAAATACCAGGTGGCCCGCCACGGTGTGGCCATGATCAAAGGCATGCAGGACGCGGGAATTATGGCCTGCGCCAAGCATTTTCCAGGGCATGGGGACACGGACGTTGATTCCCACTATGATCTGCCTTCCATCAACAAATCTCTCGCAGAACTGGACTCACTCGAGTTATACCCTTTCCGCAGAGCCATAGAGGCCGGTGTGGGATCGATCATGATCGCGCACCTGTATATCCCCGCTATCGATAAAAAAGCCAACACGCCCACATCCATCTCTTATAAAGCTGTGACCAACCTGCTGCAGAAAGACCTGGGTTTTGACGGCCTGATCGTGACGGATGCGCTGGAGATGAAAGGGATTTCCAAGTACTACAGCAAAGGGCAGGAATCGCTCCAGTCCCTGCTGGCCGGGAACGACCTGATGGAACTGCCTTCCACGGCCAAGGGCAGCATCACCGCCATTGCGCAGGCCATCAGAAAAGGCGCCATCAGCAGGAATGAAGTCTACCGCCGCGTTAAAAAAGTGTTGCGGGCGAAATATGAACTGGGCCTGCACGATCTTAAGCCGATAGATCCCGCTAATATCACGAACGACCTGAATGCAGCCGTGCTGCCGTTACGGGAACGCATATCCCGAAACGCGATCACGCTGCTGCGGAACGATAACCACCTGTTGCCCTTCAAAGCGGTTGACGCCACCCAGAAGATCGCCGTGCTTTCAGTGGGGGTAGACGGCAATAACACTTTCCTGGATGCGGTGAAGGAATACCGGCCCGAGGTGGATTCCTACGTGTTTTCCTCCCGTCAGTCCGCCACGCAGATCCCGGCCATGGTAAAGCGTTTGAAAGACAACTATGAAGCAGTGATCATCGCTGTTCAGAATTATAGCCGCAGACCCGCAAATGATTACGGGCTTAACCGCGCCTCGCGTCAGCTCATCAATCAGCTGCAGGAGGAAATGCCGGCAGTGACGATCGCGTTCGGGAACCCTTATGCGATCCGCTATTTCTGCGATGCCACCACCATTATTGCCGCATACGAGGATGACAGCATTACACATAAGGCTACGGCCCGGGTGCTGTTCGGCCAGGCTGAGCCAAAAGGCAGGCTGCCGGTAACGGTTTGCGACAACTATCATTTCGGGGCGGGTATCACCGCCATCATCCCGCCACCGCCGCCGCCGGCATTACTGCCATCCGCCACGCCGGAATCCGTGGGGCTGGACGGCCGGATACTGGAACGTATCGACTCGCTTGCCTATGATATGATCGATAAAGGCGCCGCTCCGGGTTGCCAGATCCTGGCACTGAAAGACGGCAAGATGATCTACAATAAAAATTTCGGGCATTATGATTACAGCCAGCGGGAAGCCGTCACCGAAAACTCGGTATATGACCTGGCATCCGTGACCAAGATATGCGCCACCACTTTGTCGGTCATGCGCCTTTATGATGAGGGGAAGCTGGACCTGGACAGTACCCTGGGCAAGTATCTGGTATGGGTAAGGGGGAGTGACAAGGAAAAGCTGCGCATCCGGGACATCCTGCTGCATCAGGCGGGATTGGTCTCCTATATCCCGTTCTACCGGGAAACGCTGTATCCCAATGGCTGGCCTGATACCATGGTCTACAAGCCTGTTCTGGATTCCACCTATTCCGTCAGGGTAGCGGAAAGCCTGTATATGGCCCCTGCCTTTATCGATACGATCAAACGCCGTATCCTGGACAGCCGGATAAAACCATCCGGCAGGGCCTATGTGTACAGCGATAACGATTTTATTTTTCTCGGCAAGGTGGTGGAGGCAGTTTCCGGCATGCGGCTGGACCGGTATGTGCGGGAAACATTTTATGAGCCGCTTGGGTTGCTGACCACCGGTTTCGGGCCGCGCAGCCGTTTGCCGCTGAAGCAGCTGGTGCCTACAGAGTTCGAAAATTATTTCCGGGTGCAATGGATCCGCGGGGATGTACATGACCCGGGGGCCGCCATGTTCGGCGGTATTGCCGGTCATGCCGGGCTTTTCTCCAACGCTACTGATATTGCGGTGCTGATGCAAATGATGCTGAATGGCGGAAGCTTCGGTGGGCAGGAATACATCAAGCCCGAAACCATCCGGCTGTTCTCTGCCTATGGCAGCACCATCAGCCGCCGCGGCCTGGGTTTCGACAAGCCGGAGAAGGATAACCTCACCCGCAGGCCCAACCAGGCATATCCCTGTAAAAGCGCATCGCCGCTTACTTTCGGTCATACGGGTTTTACCGGGACCTGTGTATGGGCCGACCCTCAGTACAACCTGGTATTCGTATATCTGAGCAATCGCGTATGCCCTAACGGTGGCGCAAACACGAAAATATCGCAGCTGAACGTGCGGGGAAATATGATGGAAGTGCTGTATGATGCGATGGTGGACAAAAGCGCCATGAGCAACGGCCTGCTGTCCGGGAATTTCTGA
- a CDS encoding adenylate kinase gives MVNLILFGPPGSGKGTQSANIIEKYGLLHLSTGDLLRSEIADKTPLGMEAKKFMDQGNLVPDEVVIGMISSKLDANPDARGFIFDGFPRTTAQADALDKLLSLKKTAISMVLSLEVPEDELVRRLLERGQTSGRSDDANEGVVKNRIVEYHNKTAPVADHYAKFGKLRKVKGDGTIEATFELLCKEIDLLVGERERV, from the coding sequence ATGGTCAATCTTATTTTATTTGGCCCTCCCGGAAGCGGAAAAGGAACTCAGAGTGCCAACATCATTGAGAAATACGGACTTCTCCACCTGTCAACCGGAGATCTGCTGCGTTCAGAGATCGCGGACAAAACGCCGCTTGGGATGGAAGCAAAAAAGTTCATGGACCAGGGCAACCTGGTGCCGGATGAAGTGGTGATCGGGATGATCAGCTCAAAACTGGACGCCAACCCCGATGCCAGGGGCTTTATATTCGACGGGTTCCCCCGTACTACGGCACAGGCTGATGCGCTGGACAAGCTCCTTTCGCTCAAAAAAACAGCCATTTCCATGGTGCTGAGCCTGGAAGTGCCGGAAGACGAACTGGTGCGCCGCCTGCTGGAACGCGGGCAGACCTCCGGCCGCAGCGATGATGCCAACGAAGGCGTGGTAAAGAACCGCATCGTGGAATATCATAACAAAACCGCCCCGGTAGCGGACCATTATGCCAAATTCGGCAAGCTGAGGAAAGTTAAGGGCGATGGAACGATTGAAGCGACCTTTGAGCTGCTGTGCAAGGAAATAGACCTGCTGGTAGGTGAAAGGGAAAGAGTATAG